ccaaaaagcactgaAAAGTGGTCAATTCGACCCCAGCggttaaatcagtgtcttcagaagtgatatgaaacagatcaatatagaagtaattttttactataaatctccatctttaaccagccccaaccagtaggtttcgatatgcacaaagaatgccaTCGTCAAAAATCAAGAGAAGAATGgtggatgtgaaagtggagatttaaccactggagtagtatggattttcttttatgctacctttatatacttgttggagcttcaaaggtctgtccacaattcacttgcattgtatggacctacagagctgtcaTTTGTAcgaacccctaaccctaaccctgttctgcagaagaaagaaagtcatacacatttaggatggcatgagggtgagtaaatgatgagagaattttcatttttgggtgacctatccctttaagactagtAAGAAGTCTTTTTTCCAGgttgtcattctatctatctctctctctctctctctctctgtgtgtgtgtagaagaGAAGAAGAGGAGCGTGTCAGGCTGGAGCGAGAAGAGCAGGAACGGCAGCAGTTGGAAGAAGAAGCACTTCGGAAACAAGAAGAGGAAAGGAGGAAAAGGGAGGAAGAACAGAGGAGAAAAGAAGAGGCAGAGAGGTCACAGATAGAGCAGCAGAAGTGAGTTGCTGTTTTTAAACATTGAGTTTCACTTTCCTGAGACTTGaacatttgacattcaaagtaaattataattataaatagatTTATAAGTAAATACATTGTCACTGTTTAACTTATTATGCATTTGTTAATGTAGCAAATATGTGGAACTATGTCaccatcatttaaaaaatatatattgagcATGAGGAATATCAAACAAaacttttataaatttataaCTAAGGTTTCAGTGGTCAGTTGTGTCAGTTCTGTGGGTATGACTGCtgctgttttgaaaatgttttatcatgTGTTGTCCATGCACGTATGTGTGTACAGACAGCAGATCATGGCTGTTCTGAATGCACAAACGGAAGTGCAGTTTCAACAGTATTCCAAACAGCAGTATCCAGAAAATCCAGAACAACAGCATATACTCATCAAACAATTACAGGAGCAGCACTACCAACAATATGTCCAGCAGGCCCTCCGCTTGCAGCAGCAGGTAATGGGTACAATTTGAGTGTCAAGTCCTGGGTCTTTGTATTACGTTGTTCATTTGTGACTGTGAATTCTAATTAGACTTAAGGCAGCAAAAATGTTTGTGTCATATTGGTAATCTGTAGGTAGGCTTTATAGGCAACTGTAAATcttaattggcaaaaacaaattgTGAATGAACAATGTTACTTTTGACATGGAGTGAAACCTGGGTACATGGTATGCTTAAATTTCATCAATAATTGTGTTGAAAAGATTGGATGAGTAGCTTTTGTGGTGATGTTCTGTGACAACCTAACAAATCAACTATAGATCAGGATTTTGTTCTTGGGCTTTTTGTTTATGATTTCAACACTTTGGTCACTACTCAACATTTTCATGTGTACAGATGGCCTTACAAAACAAGCAAGATAACTCAGGTGAGACTCAAACACCAGAGGCTCCATCTCCTTTCTCAAGAGATGCAGTGTCCACCTGCGATCTAAGCAACCAATCAAATTCATTGGAGAATCAGGAAGAGCAGACGGACTCAAAAGCCTTCCGTTTGTGTTTAGAAGGAAAACCAGGAGGTATGTTTGACCTTCCAAGTTACTTTGAAGTGTgacaaagaaacacattttcGGATACTCAGAAAACATATCTTTATCAACCTATTTTAGGTTTATTTATGGTTGTGTCATAATAagtaacaaaatatgttttttcttaggtgttaataatgtgtgaaacaccaACTTTAATGGTTAACTGCTTGTTATAAGTACACAAGAGTGGCCTTTGTTGAAGACCTGCTGTCTTTCTTTATGTGAATGAATGCAGAGACACTTATTGTTGCTCCCTCTATGTGGACACGGCCTCAAATAAGAGAGTTTAAGGAGAAGGTGATGCACGATGAGGACTCTGTAATCACAGTTGGCCGAGGGGAGATGTTGACCGTACGAGTGCCCACTCATGAGGATGGCTCACACCTCTTCTGGGAATTCGCCACTGATCACTACGACATCGGTTTTGGGCTGTACTTTGAGTGGAAGGACTTGACCATGTCACCAAGCAACAATAATGAAGGGACAGCTGCTACTGAAACTAAAGAAGGTAAGACAGTGGTTTTCTTTGACATAGCTAAAACACAGTAccggtttagtttagtttatttatttaacagcttTGCGTTCATCAGGGTTCCCAGGGTCATTTGTGATCATTagatctggattttttttttattggctaCTGATCATTACGACATCATTTTTGGGCTGTACTTTGAGTGGAAGGATGATATGTGAACTGGTTCGACGGTTTCATTGAAAATTACAGACTCAAAAGAATAATTCACTAACAAATTGGACAGCACTacgtttacatttacgcatttggcagacacttgtatccaaagccacttacagtgcacttattacagggactattcccccggagcaacctggagttaagtgccttgctcaagaacacaatggtggggtctgtagggatcaaaccagcaaccatctgcttaccagttatgtgctttagcccactatgccaccaccactcaattagagaaaaaaaatgcattgactatagaaatttccatgatttttccttCAGTTTTCTAGCATTTTCCCTGATAATTAATAAGATACATTAAGCATTTATCGAAGTTTTACAGAAACTCATAGTATTTCATATccattattaatttgatttgatcATTAATTCAGGAACAACACAGGCTGAAGGAGAGAAAGAGCCGGAGGAGAACAGACTTCCACTGATAAATGAAGTGGTTCCTGTTTGCCGTCGGGACAGCCATGAGGAAGTCTATGCAGGCAGTCACCAATATCCTGGCCAGGGAGTTTACCTTCTGAAATTTGACAATTCTTACTCCCTCTGGAGGCCAAAGATTGTCCATTACAGAGTTTATTACACCAGATAAACATCACTAAGACAATAGCATGTCTCGCACGACCAGGTGCTGAATTCACATGCCCTTCTGCCTTTTATTATGTTGAGTTTTTGATTTGGGtgacagtaaaataaaaacattcttgGATCAAGAGAAATACAACCTGCTTAAGGAGAGTAACTTAAACCAAATATGTTCAATAAGTACTCTTGTTGTACATCGATCCTGTTTCGGAGACAAAGGTATTTGCGTTCTCTGCTGAGAAATGCTCAAATCCTGTTTTGGTAATatattgaaaaaatatgtattgtttcCCATGAAGGAACAATAGTTTATTTTCCCAATATcttttcatatttaatttgttCAGTCAGTGAAGGAAGGGTAAAATTTGATTGTTTGAACTGATATGATGGATTCAAgcactttaaagttttaaaagtaAGTTATGGGTCCACTGAAAGTTAAAACTGGTGATAttgcaccttttttgtttttattgttgtttgggTTATTGATTGGGTCAAAACAatatatcatttaataattttgactGTTTATGTGAAGGCTTAATCTCATCTTAAAcatgattgttttcatttatatgtTAGGGGAGTTGGAACATGATATTATTAGCTGTTTTAAAGTTGATTAACAATTTAATAGTTCTTATAAATGTTTGCACAGACCTATTAATATTCCAAGATGTCAAGTTTATAACATCATTTCTAATAAGGGTGATAGTACACTGTTCTGTGTATTCTCTTGTCTTAAGCAGACATTTGCTCTAACACAGTCAACTACTAGTACAATATATGTGGATGTTCATGTATGTGCGAAACTACGCATGACCCAAAATTTTGCACACTATT
The Xyrauchen texanus isolate HMW12.3.18 chromosome 22, RBS_HiC_50CHRs, whole genome shotgun sequence DNA segment above includes these coding regions:
- the LOC127662611 gene encoding Golgi resident protein GCP60-like; the encoded protein is MAAEVQQETDTALDASDKTEETCENGIETDIHPPNNDEDHKSCENVEEHQRSWSLERNWGFTLEELFRLALKFFKEMNGKAFHPTYKENLRLVALHKQITFGPYNPMECPEIGFFDVLGNDRRKEWLQLGSMAREDAMEDFVKLLNCCCGLFAPYVTSHKIEKEEQERRQREEEERVRLEREEQERQQLEEEALRKQEEERRKREEEQRRKEEAERSQIEQQKQQIMAVLNAQTEVQFQQYSKQQYPENPEQQHILIKQLQEQHYQQYVQQALRLQQQMALQNKQDNSGETQTPEAPSPFSRDAVSTCDLSNQSNSLENQEEQTDSKAFRLCLEGKPGETLIVAPSMWTRPQIREFKEKVMHDEDSVITVGRGEMLTVRVPTHEDGSHLFWEFATDHYDIGFGLYFEWKDLTMSPSNNNEGTAATETKEGTTQAEGEKEPEENRLPLINEVVPVCRRDSHEEVYAGSHQYPGQGVYLLKFDNSYSLWRPKIVHYRVYYTR